A genomic region of Phycisphaerae bacterium contains the following coding sequences:
- a CDS encoding sugar phosphate isomerase/epimerase, whose product MFKAINYWTFGPSALGGEYDIVKAMEEAKNAGYAGIELCLGSKGELTFDAKEAQCRDLVKAAKRIGIKISSVASGEYWGVSPTSSKKSVRDRAAKYTRNALQITKWLGTDAFLYVPGAVKPEFDPKAEVVPYGEAYDRALQQAKAAAKVAEKLKVYLCVENVWNSMLYSPVEMRDFIKRVGSRYVGSYFDPANVVEHGYADHWVPVLGKLIKRIHAKDYSRKVGGFPEGFKVAIGKGDTPWATVLKQLKKVGYKGPLTAEIITPEPMPGLVKRTSQQLDGIMAKA is encoded by the coding sequence ATGTTCAAGGCGATCAACTACTGGACGTTCGGTCCGTCGGCCCTGGGCGGCGAATACGACATCGTCAAGGCGATGGAAGAGGCGAAGAACGCGGGTTATGCGGGGATCGAGCTGTGCCTGGGGTCCAAGGGCGAACTGACGTTCGACGCGAAGGAAGCCCAGTGCAGGGATCTGGTCAAAGCGGCCAAACGGATCGGGATCAAGATCTCCAGCGTGGCCAGCGGGGAGTACTGGGGCGTCTCGCCGACCAGCTCGAAGAAGTCGGTTCGCGACCGGGCGGCCAAGTACACCCGCAATGCCCTGCAGATCACCAAATGGCTGGGGACCGATGCGTTCCTATACGTGCCTGGCGCGGTCAAGCCGGAATTCGACCCGAAGGCTGAGGTGGTGCCGTACGGCGAGGCCTACGATCGGGCGCTGCAGCAGGCCAAAGCCGCCGCCAAGGTGGCCGAGAAGCTGAAGGTGTACCTGTGCGTCGAAAACGTCTGGAATTCGATGCTGTATTCGCCGGTGGAGATGCGGGACTTCATCAAGCGGGTGGGCAGCCGGTACGTGGGCAGCTACTTCGACCCGGCCAACGTGGTCGAGCACGGGTACGCGGATCATTGGGTGCCGGTGCTGGGCAAGCTGATCAAGCGAATCCACGCCAAGGACTACAGCCGGAAGGTCGGCGGGTTCCCCGAGGGCTTCAAGGTGGCGATCGGCAAGGGCGATACGCCGTGGGCGACCGTCCTGAAGCAGCTCAAGAAAGTTGGATACAAGGGCCCGCTCACAGCGGAGATCATCACCCCCGAGCCGATGCCGGGTCTGGTCAAACGGACGAGCCAGCAGCTCGACGGGATCATGGCAAAGGCTTGA
- a CDS encoding cation-translocating P-type ATPase, producing the protein MVHDYFSTESVQAETGRASTLLICTLMGGMLALSSFVAEWIYSDPFYSSILAVAAALMLGLPIVLAAFAALLKGKLDMDVLVALAVAAAFAIEWYQETAIIAFFFHMSNLMEKRTALGARATIESLIRLTPKTANLVDRQTGKETEVSVNQLRPGQVVRVRPGDNIPADGVVISGDSSVSQANITGESLPVDKRVDDEVFSGTINLTGAMDIRVSRVGGDTTLGQVQKLILQAEQTKMPIMRIIDRYAHWYIPVVLMLAFIVLYFSRNAENPFFRPIAMLIVACPCALVLATPTAMVAGLASAARLGILIKSVTDLELARNITAVVLDKTGTLTTGELAVSRLKPASGVDSAELVSLAASVEQQSRHPAAKAVTEVARKANVKLAAPASFEEVTGQGVRGTIDGGVEVMVGRRKWLEGQGVGLSSLSGEEFQEPEGVSVLYVARNKQCIGWIGLEDRTRGEAKSALEQLRAYGIRHLAMVTGDRWTVARRVAAEMGCTEVQAEVLPHEKLELVDRLQADGHKVAVVGDGVNDAPALAAGDLGIAMGAAGSDVAIHSASIALMSSDLSRLPFLLKLSRAVTNVVWQNLAFGVVFIVGALLAAALGLIGPVLAVVLHTAASAFVVFNSARIVRYGEELGVHAPSASLRGEPRAALSAA; encoded by the coding sequence ATGGTTCACGATTATTTCTCCACCGAATCGGTCCAAGCGGAAACGGGACGGGCGTCGACGCTGCTGATCTGCACGCTGATGGGCGGCATGCTAGCCCTGAGTTCATTTGTCGCCGAATGGATCTATTCGGATCCGTTCTACAGTTCGATTCTGGCGGTGGCGGCGGCGCTGATGCTGGGGCTGCCGATCGTACTGGCGGCGTTCGCGGCGCTTTTGAAGGGCAAGCTGGACATGGACGTGCTGGTGGCCCTGGCGGTGGCGGCGGCGTTCGCGATCGAGTGGTATCAGGAGACGGCGATCATCGCGTTCTTCTTCCACATGTCGAACCTGATGGAGAAGCGGACGGCGTTGGGAGCGCGGGCGACGATCGAGTCGCTGATCCGGCTGACCCCCAAGACGGCGAACCTGGTGGATCGGCAGACGGGTAAAGAAACTGAAGTGTCAGTGAACCAGTTGCGTCCCGGGCAGGTGGTGCGGGTCCGGCCGGGCGACAACATCCCCGCCGATGGCGTGGTGATATCGGGGGACTCAAGTGTAAGTCAGGCTAATATTACTGGTGAGTCGTTGCCGGTGGACAAGCGGGTCGATGACGAGGTCTTTTCCGGGACGATCAACCTGACCGGTGCGATGGACATTCGCGTGAGCCGGGTGGGTGGGGATACGACGCTGGGCCAGGTCCAGAAGCTGATTTTGCAGGCCGAGCAGACCAAGATGCCGATCATGCGGATCATCGACCGCTACGCCCACTGGTACATTCCGGTGGTGCTGATGCTGGCGTTCATCGTGCTGTATTTCTCGCGGAACGCGGAGAACCCGTTCTTCCGGCCGATTGCGATGCTGATCGTGGCCTGTCCGTGTGCGTTGGTGTTGGCGACGCCGACGGCGATGGTGGCGGGTCTGGCGTCGGCGGCGCGGCTGGGCATTCTGATCAAATCGGTGACGGATTTGGAGTTGGCCCGCAACATCACCGCGGTGGTGCTGGATAAGACCGGTACTTTGACCACGGGCGAGTTGGCGGTTTCGCGGCTCAAGCCGGCTTCGGGCGTCGATAGCGCGGAGCTGGTGTCGCTGGCGGCGTCGGTGGAGCAGCAGAGCCGTCACCCGGCGGCCAAGGCGGTCACGGAGGTGGCCCGGAAGGCCAACGTGAAGCTTGCGGCGCCGGCGAGTTTTGAGGAGGTGACCGGGCAGGGCGTTCGCGGGACGATCGACGGCGGGGTCGAGGTGATGGTGGGCCGGCGCAAGTGGCTGGAGGGCCAGGGCGTGGGCCTGAGCTCGCTTTCGGGCGAGGAATTCCAGGAGCCCGAGGGCGTCAGCGTGCTGTACGTGGCGCGGAACAAGCAGTGCATCGGCTGGATCGGGTTGGAGGACCGGACCCGGGGCGAGGCCAAGTCGGCCCTGGAGCAGCTTCGGGCGTACGGGATTCGGCATCTGGCGATGGTGACCGGCGACCGCTGGACGGTGGCCCGTCGGGTGGCGGCGGAGATGGGCTGCACGGAGGTGCAGGCCGAGGTGCTGCCGCACGAGAAGCTGGAGCTGGTGGACCGGCTTCAGGCGGACGGGCACAAGGTGGCGGTGGTGGGCGACGGCGTCAATGACGCGCCGGCGCTGGCGGCGGGCGATCTGGGCATCGCGATGGGCGCTGCCGGGTCGGACGTGGCCATTCACAGCGCGTCGATCGCGTTGATGAGCAGCGACCTGTCGCGGCTGCCGTTTTTGCTGAAGCTTTCGCGGGCGGTGACCAACGTGGTGTGGCAGAACCTGGCGTTCGGCGTGGTGTTCATCGTGGGCGCGCTTCTGGCGGCGGCGCTGGGCCTGATCGGTCCGGTTCTGGCGGTGGTGCTGCACACAGCGGCGTCGGCGTTCGTGGTGTTCAACAGCGCCCGGATCGTGCGGTACGGCGAGGAGTTGGGCGTGCACGCCCCTTCGGCTTCGTTGCGCGGCGAACCGCGGGCGGCGCTGAGCGCGGCGTAA
- the waaF gene encoding lipopolysaccharide heptosyltransferase II has product MTSEANNVLVVLPNWVGDAVLAGPALRALRERFSDGRITYLLRPYLRELLGGCPWYDQLLYWPSRKKGIPKQTTLNLLKQLRGNKYDLAVLLSNSFRAAVTMSLAKIPRRVGYDRDGRGMLLTDKLLPDRYNGRFLPISALKYYMSVADYLGCDTRNHQLELFAEPPFEQEVESLFVRHGLDSNKGVAVINPGASFGAAKCWPAEHFAAVGDHLVEEHDLHVVIACSGREIPIARKVASLMKHSAVALSDPVVGLGTLKSLIKRCGILVTNDTGPRHFAAAFGVPVVTVFGSTDPRWTETLYVRERAARIEVDCGPCMKRVCPEKHHRCMRELKPERVIEQVRQLLGDRSARTERTVDAASADGGT; this is encoded by the coding sequence TTGACGTCGGAAGCGAATAATGTCCTGGTCGTGCTGCCGAACTGGGTGGGTGACGCGGTGCTGGCGGGTCCGGCTTTGCGGGCCCTGCGGGAGAGGTTCTCGGATGGGCGGATCACGTACCTGTTGCGGCCGTATCTGCGGGAGCTGCTGGGCGGGTGTCCGTGGTACGACCAGCTTCTGTACTGGCCGAGCCGCAAGAAGGGGATTCCCAAGCAGACGACGCTGAACCTGCTCAAGCAGCTTCGCGGGAACAAGTACGATCTGGCGGTGCTGCTGTCGAATTCGTTCCGGGCGGCGGTGACGATGTCGCTGGCGAAGATACCGCGGCGGGTGGGATACGACCGCGACGGACGAGGCATGCTGCTGACGGACAAGCTGCTGCCCGACCGGTACAACGGGCGTTTTCTGCCGATATCGGCGTTGAAGTACTACATGAGCGTGGCCGACTATCTCGGCTGCGATACGAGGAACCACCAGTTGGAGCTGTTTGCCGAGCCGCCGTTCGAGCAGGAGGTCGAGAGCCTGTTCGTGCGGCACGGGCTGGACAGCAACAAGGGCGTGGCGGTGATCAATCCCGGCGCTTCGTTCGGGGCGGCCAAGTGCTGGCCGGCCGAGCATTTCGCGGCGGTGGGCGATCACCTGGTCGAGGAGCACGACCTGCACGTGGTGATCGCGTGCAGCGGGCGGGAGATTCCGATCGCGCGGAAGGTGGCCTCGCTCATGAAGCACAGCGCGGTGGCGCTGAGCGATCCGGTGGTGGGATTGGGCACGCTCAAGTCTTTGATCAAGCGGTGCGGGATTCTGGTGACCAACGACACGGGTCCGCGGCACTTCGCCGCGGCGTTCGGGGTGCCGGTGGTGACGGTGTTCGGTTCGACCGATCCGCGATGGACCGAGACGCTGTACGTGCGTGAGCGGGCGGCGCGGATCGAGGTGGACTGCGGCCCGTGCATGAAGCGGGTGTGCCCGGAGAAGCACCACCGGTGCATGCGGGAGTTGAAGCCGGAGCGGGTGATCGAGCAGGTCCGCCAGCTTCTGGGCGATCGGTCGGCCCGGACGGAGCGGACGGTGGACGCGGCGTCGGCCGACGGCGGCACGTAG
- a CDS encoding sugar kinase yields the protein MDRRQLTALTGRFGDLRVGVFGDVVADLYVTGITDRVSREAPIIIVREESQELIPGGAANVARNIASLGAAVELVGVTGRDELGSRLAGQLGEAGLGVSGLIGWDDYRTVTKTRVMAGAKHTAPQQVLRIDREPASGPDGPLERKLLSAARSLDRRIDAWVISDYGYGVVTPGVREWFGKVAASKPVLADSRYRILEYCGLTAIKPNEQEALEASGLHDNSEKGLVEAARRLQRRTRAGSIVMTLGNKGMLVYRGPRSWRFVPAVGTDQIVDLTGAGDTAGAALVTGLAAGADVFQAAMLANCAASVVVMKQGCACCTRAELMAIVERHLSDE from the coding sequence ATGGACAGGCGGCAACTGACAGCACTTACCGGTCGCTTCGGCGATTTGCGGGTGGGGGTGTTCGGGGACGTGGTCGCCGATTTGTACGTTACGGGGATTACCGACCGGGTCAGCCGCGAGGCGCCGATCATCATCGTGCGGGAGGAGTCGCAGGAGCTGATTCCGGGCGGGGCGGCGAACGTGGCGCGGAACATCGCGTCGCTGGGAGCGGCGGTCGAGCTGGTGGGCGTGACGGGTCGCGACGAGCTGGGATCGCGGCTGGCCGGGCAGCTCGGGGAGGCGGGGCTGGGGGTTTCCGGGCTGATCGGGTGGGACGACTACCGGACGGTGACCAAGACGCGGGTGATGGCCGGCGCGAAGCACACCGCGCCGCAGCAGGTGCTTCGGATCGACCGCGAGCCGGCGTCGGGCCCGGACGGGCCGCTGGAGCGCAAGCTGCTGTCCGCGGCGCGGTCGCTGGATCGGCGGATCGACGCGTGGGTCATCAGCGATTACGGTTATGGCGTGGTGACGCCCGGCGTTCGCGAGTGGTTCGGCAAGGTCGCCGCATCCAAGCCCGTGCTGGCGGATTCGCGGTACCGGATTCTGGAGTATTGCGGCCTGACCGCGATCAAGCCGAACGAACAGGAAGCGTTGGAAGCCTCGGGTCTGCACGATAACAGCGAGAAGGGGCTGGTCGAGGCGGCGCGGCGGCTTCAGCGGCGGACGCGGGCCGGCTCGATCGTGATGACGCTGGGCAACAAGGGGATGCTGGTCTATCGCGGTCCGCGAAGCTGGCGGTTCGTGCCGGCGGTGGGAACGGACCAGATTGTGGATCTGACCGGCGCGGGCGATACGGCGGGGGCGGCGCTGGTGACGGGTCTGGCGGCGGGGGCCGACGTGTTCCAGGCGGCGATGCTGGCCAACTGCGCGGCGTCGGTGGTAGTGATGAAGCAGGGCTGCGCGTGCTGCACGCGGGCCGAACTGATGGCGATTGTGGAAAGACACCTGAGCGATGAGTAG
- a CDS encoding adenylyltransferase/cytidyltransferase family protein — protein MSRSRNGKIVLDREALLERIETLKREGKRVVFANGCFDLFHVGHIRYLEGASREGDVMLVALNSDESARALKGPERPVMPLVERMEMVAAVECVDMVTKFEGTDCADLLKMLKPDVHAKGTDWSAETIPERDIVRGYGGRIAIVGDPKDHSSSGLLEEIKKRGLKPN, from the coding sequence ATGAGTAGATCGAGGAACGGCAAGATCGTATTGGACCGCGAGGCGCTGTTGGAGCGGATTGAGACGCTGAAGCGGGAGGGCAAGCGGGTCGTGTTCGCCAACGGCTGCTTCGATTTGTTCCACGTGGGGCACATCCGGTATCTGGAAGGGGCGTCGCGGGAGGGCGATGTGATGCTGGTGGCGTTGAATTCGGATGAGTCGGCGCGGGCGTTGAAGGGTCCGGAGCGTCCGGTGATGCCGCTGGTGGAGCGGATGGAGATGGTAGCGGCGGTCGAGTGCGTGGATATGGTGACGAAGTTCGAGGGGACCGACTGCGCCGATCTGCTGAAGATGCTGAAGCCTGACGTGCACGCCAAGGGCACCGACTGGAGCGCCGAGACGATTCCGGAGCGGGACATCGTGCGCGGGTACGGGGGGCGGATCGCGATCGTGGGCGATCCGAAGGACCATTCGTCCAGCGGGTTGCTGGAGGAGATCAAGAAGCGGGGCCTTAAGCCGAACTGA